A portion of the Rhizophagus irregularis chromosome 17, complete sequence genome contains these proteins:
- a CDS encoding uncharacterized protein (SECRETED:cutsite_VVA-SP; SECRETED:prob_0.8432); SECRETED:SignalP(1-23) has translation MIKMKFFSLLLITIALIATFVVASPTPNEGGSKEIHVSSPGSGPWAVKSTQAINWWSLNIPSDSIVIVKVIDKSTDKVVFEDKSKCGTGTINFEISEDWNVKHEFIAVVYLKDNEECKGFSEKFKIFKTEEYGYGGGYKKEY, from the exons atgatcaaaatgaaatttttttctcttttgttAATTACTATCGCTTTAATTGCAACATTTGTTGTTGCTTCTCCAACTCCAAACGAAGGCGGTAGCAAAGAAATTCATGTCTCTAGCCCGGGAAGTGGCCCATGGGCTGTCAAATCTACTCAAGCTATCAACTGGTGGTCTTTAAACATTCCATCcgatt cCATAGTTATAGTTAAAGTTATAGACAAGAGTACTGATAAAGTTGTCTTCGAGGATAAA AGCAAATGCGGAACTGGAACCATTAATTTCGAAATTAGTGAAGACTGGAACGTTAAGCATGAATTTATTGCCGTTGTATACCTCAAAGATAATGAAGAATGCAAAGGATTTAGtgaaaagttcaaaattttcaaaactgAGGAGTACGGTTATGGCGGTGGTTACAagaaagaatattaa
- a CDS encoding uncharacterized protein (SECRETED:cutsite_VVA-SP; SECRETED:prob_0.8432); SECRETED:SignalP(1-23), giving the protein MIKMKFFSLLLITIALIATFVVASPTPNEGGSKEIHVSSPGSGPWAVKSTQAINWWSLNIPSDSIVIVKVIDKSTDKSKCGTGTINFEISEDWNVKHEFIAVVYLKDNEECKGFSEKFKIFKTEEYGYGGGYKKEY; this is encoded by the exons atgatcaaaatgaaatttttttctcttttgttAATTACTATCGCTTTAATTGCAACATTTGTTGTTGCTTCTCCAACTCCAAACGAAGGCGGTAGCAAAGAAATTCATGTCTCTAGCCCGGGAAGTGGCCCATGGGCTGTCAAATCTACTCAAGCTATCAACTGGTGGTCTTTAAACATTCCATCcgatt cCATAGTTATAGTTAAAGTTATAGACAAGAGTACTGATAAA AGCAAATGCGGAACTGGAACCATTAATTTCGAAATTAGTGAAGACTGGAACGTTAAGCATGAATTTATTGCCGTTGTATACCTCAAAGATAATGAAGAATGCAAAGGATTTAGtgaaaagttcaaaattttcaaaactgAGGAGTACGGTTATGGCGGTGGTTACAagaaagaatattaa
- a CDS encoding uncharacterized protein (SECRETED:cutsite_VEA-QV; SECRETED:prob_0.9331); SECRETED:SignalP(1-25) → MIKLHKIILTLTVLVVIVSNILVEAQVPAPTTTTPKLPIIPPPKTPLPPPPPPPPPKTTPTAITTDIPPPPKSTEPPPPQTTETSPPPPPPPPKSTVAPPPVHSEPLSPPPSSTSAPASPSPLPPQSCNTSIDCDNTKFCDQGNCQPRSSFGEKCVNKDGCLNPLTCNKGICQYKDNESTKNHNYDIRKAAITGGIIVGIFVVGGFIFIVYRCIKKRKERKGRELTSSVYSTDGTADFDPIYPFSERTNSFSSSKPTQPSHVPTTNHYDPLPPTGTTGNGGFVGGPGSRQGYYNYYNNEYKGGYMRQNENEVTKRTMNLLQQTRGNVMIAPHAPHAPPHIPHPQHPQLPQIPQLPQHVPHVPHPPHPPHPPPHLQQNYKWNYGVPGVQPAPPAQQQLMMDQGGLFPVPSVTRQYGGSKLNNDVKKNSNNNKINNNSFNSSDSSNSNEVNSGDKQKKTQNLRDLLDSNSVDSMLSSGSENNYVESIYDTYARDFRPKTLEVKLSKETNNNNVIKDNLARNTSEKKYDSTIEQNTSKDSKSVTRRSRSRTFGHVDPRIKSTTVQEQKSGSKGLNGINEYDEN, encoded by the exons atgataaagttacataaaattatattgaccTTGACGGTCTTGGTTGTAATAGTATCTAATATTTTGGTCGAAGCACAAG TTCCCGCTCCCACTACAACTACACCTAAATTACCTATAATACCACCACCTAAAACACCACTACCACCTCCACCACCTCCTCCTCCTCCAAAAACAACACCTACTGCCATAACAACTGATATACCACCCCCTCCCAAATCAACTGAACCACCACCTCCTCAAACAACTGAAACATcacctcctcctcctcctcctcctcctaaATCAACAGTAGCACCTCCACCTGTACATTCAGAGCCATTGTCACCTCCCCCTTCTTCTACAAGCGCTCCAGCTAGTCCATCTCCTCTTCCTCCACAATCATGTAATACATCCATAGATTGTGATAATACAAAGTTCTGTGATCAAGGAAATTGTCAACCTAGAAGTTCATTTGGTGAGAAATGTGTCAATAAAGATGGATGTTTAAATCCACTTACTTGCAATAAAGGAATTTGTCaatataaagataatgaatcgactaaaaatcataattacGATATTAGAAAAGCTGCTATAACAGGAGGAATTATTGTTGGTATTTTTGTTGTTGgtggttttatttttattgtgtaTAGATGtattaaaaagagaaaagaacgTAAAGGCCGTGAACTTACGTCAAGTGTATACTCAACGGATGGAACGGCAGATTTTGATCCAATTTATCCATTTTCAGAAAGAACAAATTCATTTTCAAGTAGTAAACCAACACAACCTTCACATGTTCCTACTACAAATCATTATGATCCCCTTCCTCCTACTGGTACTACTGGTAATGGTGGTTTTGTAGGAGGACCAGGATCTCGACAGggatattataattattataataatgaatataaaggAGGTTATATGAGACAAAATGAAAACGAAGTTACAAAACGTACGATGAATCTTCTTCAACAAACGCGTGGAAATGTTATGATTGCACCGCATGCACCGCATGCACCGCCACATATACCACATCCACAACATCCACAACTTCCTCAAATTCCTCAACTTCCTCAACATGTACCACATGTACCACATCCACCACATCCACCACATCCACCACCacatttacaacaaaattataaatggaaTTATGGTGTCCCAGGAGTTCAACCAGCCCCACCTGCACAACAACAATTAATGATGGATCAAGGTGGATTATTTCCTGTCCCGTCTGTAACAAGACAATATGGTGGATCTAAACTAaataatgatgttaaaaaaaattcaaacaataataaaattaataataattcatttaattcatctGATTCCTCTAATTCTAATGAAGTAAATTCGggtgataaacaaaaaaagactCAAAATTTGAGAGACTTGCTTGACTCAAACTCGGTAGATAGTATGTTATCAAGTGGCTcggaaaataattatgtagaaTCTATCTATGATACTTACGCAAGGGATTTTAGACCAAAAACTTTAGAAGTCAAGTTATCAaaagaaacaaataataataatgttattaaagataatttagCAAGAAATACATCAGAAAAGAAATATGATTCAACAATAGAACAGAATACTTCAAAAGATTCAAAATCCGTAACCAGAAGATCTAGATCTCGAACATTTGGACATGTTGATCCTAGAATTAAATCTACTACCGTGCAAGAACAAAAAAGTGGATCAAAAGGATTAAATGGAAttaatgaatatgatgaaaattaa
- a CDS encoding uncharacterized protein (SECRETED:cutsite_CAA-SL; SECRETED:prob_0.3979); SECRETED:SignalP(1-19), with amino-acid sequence MKLFLLSILTFFTLILCAASLPQAPDFGVSPTIFVKLTGTADRDKEPTIQIFPLNSDLKIKWTSVGIKENPTVLIQVYYVYPTLPKPTYIPLLKKQKETYLNENTYTLKLDSDLFEAEGKFYKVTVTLKDDEEVVGTSKSFGVCNKCK; translated from the exons ATGAAACTCTTTTTATTGTCGATTCTTACATTCTTCACTCTAATCTTATGTGCTGCATCATTACCGCAAGCACCTGATTTTGGAGTTTCTCCAACGATTTTTGTAAAGTTAACTGGTACAGCTGACCGTGATAAAGAACCTACAATACAAATTTTTCCTCTTAATTCGGATTTGAAGATTAAATGGACAAGTGtaggaataaaagaaaatc ctacCGTATTGATACAAGTTTATTATGTATACCCAACTCTCCCTAAGCCAACTTACATTCCATTATTGAAGAAACAAAAG gaaacatatttaaatgaaaatacatATACATTAAAACTTGATTCAGATTTATTTGAAGCTgaaggaaaattttataaagtaacTGTTACTTTGAAAGATGATGAAGAAGTTGTTGGTACTTCTAAATCTTTCGGTGTCTGtaataaatgcaaataa